The following coding sequences are from one Limibacillus halophilus window:
- a CDS encoding YnbE family lipoprotein, translating to MQKFAAKPSDAIVAQESNIPAMNGLLAAGSVLAALLFLSACTPTVKVEAPKEPITINLNVKLDAEVRVKLEEQAREDIQSNPGIF from the coding sequence ATGCAAAAATTTGCTGCGAAGCCCAGCGACGCGATAGTGGCGCAAGAGAGCAACATACCGGCGATGAACGGGCTCCTGGCAGCCGGGTCGGTGCTGGCAGCTTTACTATTCCTTTCGGCCTGCACGCCGACCGTCAAGGTCGAGGCTCCAAAGGAACCCATCACCATCAATTTGAATGTCAAACTGGATGCTGAAGTCCGCGTGAAGCTTGAAGAGCAGGCGCGCGAAGATATTCAGAGCAATCCGGGAATCTTTTAA